The Streptomyces europaeiscabiei genome window below encodes:
- a CDS encoding MFS transporter: protein MPDASTAQEVRHIRQAPESRVFSPAAVVASCVGFVLIGVLQSLYGPAIPAFRDEFGLSPSAAGLGLSAHFVGGVAGVLLFDRLYGRLGNRRILGTSYLLMALGAAGFALAPNWPAGLAAALLAGLGFGGIDYGLNQLFAVGFGHRSTAMLNILNAHFGVGAILGPALIAAVGAEHYPVLFLAFAAANLPLLLCLRGVRDQVPQPAAEGTAAQAGGSALSRSLGSVLAVFVTLYVLHVGIEAGVGGWEPTHLETVGYGAGAAATATSVYWLMMTVGRFLVAPLALRHPPRTIITVSCAGMTVCLLLASVPRLAPYAYAGVGLFIAPIFPTGLPWLHAAAPRARRAGALVIAASMLGGVAAGPALGKAIEWSGVRAVPLLLSAVSALCLLATLWLIRATRSNAPSP, encoded by the coding sequence GTGCCCGACGCATCGACCGCGCAAGAGGTGAGGCACATCCGGCAGGCCCCGGAAAGCAGGGTGTTCAGCCCGGCCGCCGTGGTCGCGTCCTGTGTCGGCTTCGTCCTCATCGGCGTGCTCCAGTCGCTCTACGGGCCCGCCATCCCTGCCTTCCGTGACGAGTTCGGACTGTCGCCGTCGGCCGCCGGGCTCGGGCTGAGTGCCCACTTCGTCGGCGGGGTCGCCGGCGTACTGCTCTTCGACCGGCTGTACGGGCGGCTGGGCAACCGGCGGATCCTCGGCACCTCGTACCTGCTGATGGCACTCGGCGCGGCGGGCTTCGCGCTCGCGCCGAACTGGCCCGCCGGTCTCGCCGCCGCCCTACTCGCCGGACTCGGCTTCGGCGGCATCGACTACGGCCTCAACCAGCTCTTCGCCGTCGGCTTCGGCCACCGCTCGACCGCCATGCTGAACATCCTCAACGCCCACTTCGGCGTCGGCGCGATCCTCGGCCCGGCCCTGATCGCCGCGGTCGGCGCCGAGCACTACCCGGTGCTCTTCCTGGCCTTCGCCGCCGCCAACCTGCCACTGCTGCTGTGCCTGCGGGGCGTGCGCGACCAGGTGCCCCAGCCCGCCGCCGAAGGGACCGCCGCTCAGGCCGGTGGCTCGGCGCTCAGCCGCAGCCTGGGCTCGGTGCTCGCCGTGTTCGTCACCCTCTACGTCCTGCACGTCGGCATCGAGGCCGGGGTCGGCGGCTGGGAACCCACGCACCTGGAGACGGTCGGATACGGCGCCGGGGCCGCGGCGACCGCAACCTCCGTGTACTGGCTGATGATGACGGTCGGCCGCTTCCTGGTCGCCCCCCTCGCCCTGCGCCACCCACCCCGGACGATCATCACCGTGTCCTGCGCCGGCATGACGGTCTGCCTGCTGCTGGCCTCGGTGCCCCGGCTCGCCCCGTACGCCTACGCCGGAGTCGGCCTGTTCATCGCGCCGATCTTCCCCACCGGCCTGCCCTGGCTGCACGCGGCCGCACCCCGGGCCCGCCGGGCCGGAGCGCTCGTCATCGCCGCCTCCATGCTCGGGGGAGTGGCGGCCGGCCCCGCGCTCGGCAAGGCCATCGAGTGGTCCGGCGTCCGTGCGGTCCCGCTGCTGCTCTCCGCGGTCTCGGCCCTGTGCCTGCTGGCCACGCTGTGGCTGATCCGCGCCACCCGCTCCAACGCCCCGTCCCCGTAA
- a CDS encoding glycoside hydrolase family 35 protein, producing the protein MRTPALTTTSDGFLLNGEPFRIISGAMHYFRIHPDLWADRLRKARLMGLNTVETYVPWNLHQPDPDSPLVLDGLLDLPRYLRLARAEGLHVLLRPGPYICAEWDGGGLPSWLTSDADIRLRSSDPRFTDALDRYLDILLPPLLPYMAANDGPVIAVQVENEYGAYGDDTAYLKHVHQALRARGIEELLFTCDQAGSGHHLAAGSLPGVLSTATFGGRVEESLQALRAHMPEGPLMCSEFWIGWFDHWGEEHHVRDATSAAADLDKLLAAGASVNIYMFHGGTNFGFTNGANHDQCYAPIVTSYDYDAALTESGDPGPKYHAFREVIARHAPVPEEPAPAPAPKLSGITVELDRRAPLLPYATAPGTAVERTEHPVTMEELGQRSGYVLYRTTLPEAGDGLLHFDGGVGDRAQVFVDGAPVGVLERERHDETLPLRVPHAGATLDVLVENMGGVNYGPRIGAAKGLLGPVTFNGTALLGWDTHRLPLADLSTVPFAPAGTAAPVTVPAFHHGTFDVDTPADTFLSLPGWTKGQAWINGFHLGRYWNRGPQRTLYVPAPVLRPGANDLVLLELNATTSARAEFTDTPDLGPVKP; encoded by the coding sequence TTGCGCACGCCCGCTCTGACCACGACGTCCGACGGTTTCCTCCTGAACGGTGAGCCGTTCCGGATCATCTCCGGCGCGATGCACTACTTCCGCATCCACCCCGACCTGTGGGCCGACCGGCTGCGCAAGGCCCGGCTGATGGGCCTCAACACCGTGGAGACGTACGTCCCCTGGAACCTCCACCAGCCCGACCCGGACAGCCCGCTCGTCCTCGACGGCCTGCTCGACCTGCCCCGCTATCTGCGGCTCGCCCGCGCCGAGGGCCTGCACGTCCTGCTGCGCCCCGGCCCGTACATCTGCGCCGAGTGGGACGGCGGCGGCCTGCCCTCCTGGCTGACCTCGGACGCCGACATCCGGCTGCGCTCCAGCGACCCCCGCTTCACCGACGCCCTCGACCGCTACCTCGACATCCTGCTGCCCCCGCTGCTGCCGTACATGGCCGCGAACGACGGCCCGGTCATCGCCGTCCAGGTGGAGAACGAGTACGGGGCGTACGGCGACGACACCGCGTACCTCAAGCACGTCCACCAGGCGCTGCGTGCACGGGGCATCGAGGAACTGCTCTTCACCTGCGACCAGGCGGGCTCCGGCCACCACCTGGCCGCCGGCAGCCTGCCCGGCGTCCTGTCCACCGCCACCTTCGGCGGCAGGGTCGAGGAGTCTCTGCAGGCGCTGCGGGCCCACATGCCCGAAGGGCCGCTGATGTGCTCGGAGTTCTGGATCGGCTGGTTCGACCACTGGGGCGAGGAGCACCACGTCCGGGACGCGACGAGCGCCGCCGCCGACCTCGACAAGCTGCTGGCCGCCGGCGCCTCCGTCAACATCTACATGTTCCACGGCGGCACCAACTTCGGCTTCACCAACGGCGCCAACCACGACCAGTGCTACGCCCCGATCGTCACCTCCTACGACTACGACGCCGCCCTCACCGAGTCCGGCGACCCCGGCCCCAAGTACCACGCCTTCCGCGAGGTCATCGCCCGCCACGCCCCGGTCCCGGAGGAGCCGGCCCCGGCTCCCGCACCCAAACTCTCGGGCATCACCGTGGAACTGGACCGCCGGGCACCCCTGCTGCCGTACGCCACCGCACCCGGAACCGCCGTGGAACGCACCGAACACCCGGTCACCATGGAGGAGTTGGGGCAGCGCTCCGGTTACGTCCTCTACCGCACCACCCTTCCCGAGGCGGGCGACGGCCTGCTCCACTTCGACGGCGGGGTCGGCGACCGCGCCCAGGTCTTCGTGGACGGCGCCCCCGTCGGCGTCCTGGAACGCGAACGCCACGACGAGACCCTGCCCCTGCGCGTCCCGCACGCCGGTGCCACCCTCGACGTCCTGGTCGAGAACATGGGCGGCGTCAACTACGGCCCCCGCATCGGCGCCGCCAAGGGCCTCCTCGGCCCGGTCACCTTCAACGGCACCGCCCTGCTCGGCTGGGACACCCACCGGCTGCCGCTGGCCGACCTCTCCACGGTCCCCTTCGCCCCGGCCGGGACGGCGGCCCCGGTCACCGTCCCCGCCTTCCACCACGGCACCTTCGACGTCGACACCCCCGCCGACACCTTCCTCTCGCTGCCCGGCTGGACCAAGGGACAGGCCTGGATCAACGGCTTCCACCTCGGCCGCTACTGGAACCGGGGCCCGCAGCGCACCCTGTACGTCCCGGCCCCCGTCCTGCGCCCCGGCGCCAACGACCTGGTCCTGCTGGAACTCAACGCCACGACCAGCGCCCGCGCCGAGTTCACGGACACACCCGACCTGGGCCCGGTGAAGCCCTGA
- a CDS encoding AfsR/SARP family transcriptional regulator: protein MRFDVLGPLRVRRGEEELDLGFPQQRALLALLVVRAGRPVPSGEIVDVLWPERAPASARNVVRRYAGSLRRLLEPGLPPRAPGRRLLRSAGGYVLEAGEDEVDLLRFRALTKRGKRAAATGRSEVASRHFLDALSEWRGPVAMGIPAAVREHAVFSAVERELAGTARMAADAALLCGTTEQVLPRLRQALELDPLDESLHAALVMALAASGLQAEALAAYERVRGLLAEELGVAPGAELAAAHTRVLRQEWGPTGPHTAPGSVAARSAGPPGPSSHTPHPGPPVSTTARPAGAPEPPSRTPQPGAASAAAHLTRLPPDPPVFMGRRSELARLAEITDVVAVSAGPTPSTRAVSPDAPATVLISGMPGIGKTALAVHWAHRVAGHFPDGRLHVGLRGFDPVRVPLDPAAALRGMLAALGVPPTRMPDCTDSLAGLYRSLLAGRRLLVVLDDAADTEQVRPLLPASPGCLTLVTSRNALSGLIASGTHPLRLGLPSAADARATLAAHTGHDRPAAEPEAADEIVALCGRLPLALTIVATRAAARPNLPLTAVAAELRHSGDSLDAFTATGATPNTSTDLTTTGGTPHTPTGLTTTGGTPHTPTGLTTTGGTPHTPTGLTTTRGTPHTPTSPTSPRGTPHTQTTPDNTGGTPTHPAEAPTHPAEAPTTPADLTPTTVRPDLRAAFARSYRRLPSESARLFRLLSLHLGPDLTPDTAAALSGLPARRARLLLDELADAHLLTEHAPGRYTQHRLLRVFAAEPATTYDSPEDRRAAGRRLLDHDSHADTP, encoded by the coding sequence ATGCGGTTCGACGTACTGGGGCCCCTTCGGGTGCGCCGGGGCGAGGAGGAGCTCGACCTCGGTTTCCCCCAACAGCGGGCGCTGCTGGCGTTGTTGGTGGTGCGGGCCGGTCGGCCGGTGCCGTCGGGCGAGATCGTCGACGTGCTGTGGCCGGAGCGGGCACCGGCCAGCGCGCGGAACGTGGTGCGCCGTTACGCCGGTTCGCTGCGGCGGCTGCTCGAACCCGGGCTGCCGCCCCGGGCGCCGGGACGGCGGCTGCTGCGCAGCGCCGGGGGTTATGTGCTGGAGGCGGGCGAGGACGAGGTCGATCTGCTGCGGTTCCGCGCGCTCACGAAGCGGGGCAAGCGGGCGGCGGCCACCGGGCGGTCCGAGGTGGCGTCGCGGCACTTCTTGGACGCGCTGAGCGAGTGGCGCGGTCCGGTGGCGATGGGGATCCCCGCCGCCGTACGGGAGCACGCCGTGTTCTCCGCGGTGGAACGCGAGTTGGCCGGCACGGCCCGGATGGCCGCCGACGCGGCGCTCCTCTGCGGCACCACCGAGCAGGTGCTGCCCCGGCTGCGGCAGGCCCTCGAACTCGACCCCCTCGACGAGTCGCTGCACGCCGCGCTCGTCATGGCCCTGGCCGCGTCCGGCCTCCAGGCGGAGGCGCTGGCCGCGTACGAGCGCGTACGAGGGCTGCTGGCCGAGGAGTTGGGGGTGGCACCCGGCGCGGAACTGGCCGCGGCGCACACCAGGGTGCTCCGGCAGGAGTGGGGGCCGACCGGTCCGCACACGGCACCGGGTTCCGTGGCTGCCCGATCGGCAGGGCCGCCGGGGCCCTCTTCACACACACCACACCCCGGCCCACCGGTCTCCACGACTGCCCGTCCGGCCGGGGCACCGGAGCCCCCTTCGCGTACGCCGCAGCCCGGAGCGGCGTCCGCCGCCGCCCACCTCACCCGGCTGCCGCCCGATCCGCCGGTGTTCATGGGCAGGCGCTCCGAACTCGCCCGCCTGGCGGAGATCACGGACGTGGTCGCCGTCTCGGCCGGGCCGACACCGAGCACGCGCGCCGTGTCCCCGGACGCACCCGCCACCGTGCTGATCAGCGGAATGCCCGGCATCGGAAAGACGGCCCTCGCGGTGCACTGGGCCCACAGGGTCGCCGGACACTTCCCCGACGGTCGACTGCACGTCGGGCTGCGGGGGTTCGACCCCGTCCGAGTCCCCCTGGACCCGGCGGCGGCACTGCGCGGGATGCTCGCCGCGCTCGGCGTGCCGCCCACGCGCATGCCGGACTGCACGGACTCCCTCGCCGGGCTGTACCGGAGTCTGCTGGCCGGCCGACGGCTGTTGGTCGTGCTGGACGACGCGGCCGACACCGAACAGGTACGGCCGCTGCTGCCCGCATCACCCGGCTGTCTGACCCTGGTCACCAGTCGCAACGCGCTGTCCGGTCTGATCGCCTCGGGCACCCATCCGCTGCGTCTGGGCCTGCCGTCGGCGGCGGACGCGCGGGCGACGCTCGCCGCACACACCGGCCACGACCGGCCGGCCGCCGAGCCCGAGGCTGCCGACGAGATCGTCGCCCTGTGCGGCCGACTGCCACTGGCCCTGACCATCGTCGCCACCCGCGCCGCCGCCCGCCCGAACCTCCCCCTCACGGCCGTCGCGGCCGAACTCCGCCACTCCGGAGACAGCCTCGACGCCTTCACCGCCACCGGAGCAACACCCAACACCTCCACGGACCTCACCACCACCGGAGGGACACCCCATACCCCTACGGGCCTCACCACCACCGGAGGGACACCCCATACCCCTACGGGCCTCACCACCACCGGAGGGACACCTCATACCCCTACGGGCCTCACCACAACCAGGGGAACACCCCACACCCCCACCAGCCCCACCAGCCCCAGAGGAACACCCCACACCCAGACCACCCCCGACAACACCGGAGGAACGCCCACCCACCCCGCCGAGGCGCCCACCCACCCCGCCGAGGCGCCCACCACCCCTGCCGACCTCACCCCCACCACCGTGAGACCCGACCTCCGCGCCGCCTTCGCCCGCTCCTACCGTCGCCTGCCGTCGGAGAGCGCCCGGCTGTTCCGGCTACTGTCCCTGCACCTCGGCCCCGACCTGACCCCGGACACCGCCGCGGCCCTGTCCGGTCTCCCGGCCCGCCGGGCCCGGCTGCTGCTGGACGAGCTCGCCGACGCCCACCTCCTCACCGAGCACGCGCCCGGCCGCTACACCCAGCACCGCCTGCTGCGCGTCTTCGCCGCCGAGCCGGCCACGACGTACGACTCACCGGAGGACCGCCGCGCCGCCGGACGACGCCTGCTCGACCACGACTCGCACGCCGACACCCCGTAG
- a CDS encoding alpha/beta hydrolase: MSDTFEPTRPVLEPAAAAFAEATANPPFLFELPPAEGRKAVDEVQSGEIEKPEIDEEWVTVSGGPTGSVRARIVRPAGAEGVLPVVLYIHGAGWVFGNAHTHDRLVRELAVGANAAVVFPEYDLSPEARYPVAIEQNYAVAKWIVEQGATKDLDGARLAVAGDSVGGNMTAALTLMAKQRGDVPLVQQVLFYPVTDASFDTGSYRQFATGYFLRRDGMQWFWDQYTTDEAERAQITASPLRASVGQLTGLPPALVITGEADVLRDEGEAYANKLREAGVPVTAVRFQGVIHDFVMLNALRGTHAAEAAITLAAGTLRTALHGS, from the coding sequence ATGTCCGACACCTTCGAGCCGACCCGGCCGGTCCTGGAACCGGCGGCCGCCGCGTTCGCGGAAGCCACCGCCAACCCGCCCTTCCTCTTCGAACTGCCGCCCGCGGAAGGGCGGAAGGCGGTCGACGAGGTGCAGTCCGGCGAGATCGAGAAGCCGGAGATCGACGAGGAGTGGGTCACCGTCTCGGGCGGTCCGACGGGCAGTGTCCGGGCGCGGATCGTACGGCCCGCCGGCGCCGAGGGCGTCCTGCCGGTGGTTCTCTACATCCACGGCGCGGGCTGGGTGTTCGGCAACGCGCACACCCACGACCGACTCGTGCGCGAACTGGCCGTCGGCGCGAACGCCGCCGTGGTCTTCCCCGAGTACGACCTCTCCCCCGAGGCCCGCTACCCGGTAGCCATCGAGCAGAACTACGCGGTCGCGAAGTGGATCGTCGAGCAGGGCGCCACCAAGGACCTGGACGGTGCCCGGCTGGCCGTCGCCGGTGACTCGGTCGGCGGCAACATGACCGCCGCACTGACCCTGATGGCCAAGCAGCGCGGTGACGTCCCGCTGGTCCAGCAGGTGCTGTTCTACCCGGTGACGGACGCGAGCTTCGACACCGGCTCCTACCGGCAGTTCGCCACCGGCTACTTCCTGCGCCGCGACGGCATGCAGTGGTTCTGGGACCAGTACACGACCGACGAGGCCGAGCGCGCCCAGATCACCGCGTCCCCGCTGCGGGCGAGCGTCGGGCAGCTCACGGGCCTGCCGCCGGCCCTGGTCATCACCGGCGAGGCCGACGTCCTGCGCGACGAGGGCGAGGCGTACGCCAACAAGCTGCGCGAGGCCGGCGTACCGGTCACCGCCGTGCGCTTCCAGGGCGTCATCCACGACTTCGTCATGCTCAACGCCCTGCGCGGGACGCATGCCGCCGAGGCCGCGATCACCCTCGCCGCGGGGACCCTGCGCACCGCCCTGCACGGCAGCTGA
- a CDS encoding helix-turn-helix domain-containing protein, with protein MTRLNTSTVGAAGLRISVLDVGLDVGLGLGGTAAELPGDGWPAVDAYRLTARIGGAYVLVGVRGTGLAPAERIPDVSLRPGDICFYDANHPPLPDFPERSRLKVFLVPREELGLEDDDVRRILATPVARSSRLGTLVSPFLAELADTAVSAEPLVGEMLARNAVNLLATLATEQLGRTVTDTPGTYDTPGTSGTPGSRSPLVARVLRFVDEHLADADLSPEAIARAHHISVRYLHKLFQDEGTTVGRWIQRRRLEECRRDLVLGVRNRRTIASVAGRWGFLSATHFSRVFRAAYGMSPSEWRDTAGRDTAGRDTAGGRGARPRGR; from the coding sequence ATGACCAGGTTGAACACCAGCACCGTCGGGGCAGCGGGGCTCCGCATCTCCGTCCTCGACGTGGGCCTCGACGTCGGCCTCGGCCTCGGCGGGACAGCCGCGGAGCTGCCCGGCGACGGGTGGCCCGCGGTGGATGCGTACCGGCTGACCGCGCGGATCGGCGGCGCGTACGTGCTCGTGGGGGTGCGCGGGACAGGCCTCGCGCCTGCCGAGCGGATACCGGATGTCTCCCTCCGGCCCGGGGACATCTGCTTCTACGACGCGAACCACCCGCCGTTACCGGACTTCCCCGAGCGTTCCCGGCTGAAGGTCTTCCTCGTCCCGCGCGAGGAGCTGGGGCTGGAGGACGACGACGTCCGGCGCATCCTCGCGACCCCGGTCGCCCGGTCCTCCCGGCTGGGGACGCTGGTGTCGCCGTTCCTGGCCGAGCTGGCCGACACGGCCGTCTCCGCCGAGCCCCTGGTCGGCGAGATGCTCGCCCGGAACGCCGTGAACCTGCTGGCCACCCTCGCCACGGAGCAGTTGGGGCGGACCGTGACGGACACACCGGGCACGTATGACACACCGGGCACGTCGGGCACACCGGGCAGCCGGTCCCCGCTGGTGGCGCGTGTCCTGCGGTTCGTCGACGAGCACCTGGCCGACGCTGACCTGTCACCCGAGGCGATCGCGAGGGCCCATCACATCTCGGTGCGCTACCTGCACAAGCTCTTCCAGGACGAGGGCACGACCGTGGGCCGCTGGATCCAGCGCCGCCGGCTGGAGGAGTGCCGACGCGACCTGGTGCTCGGTGTCCGCAACCGCCGCACCATCGCCTCGGTCGCCGGCCGCTGGGGCTTTCTGAGCGCGACCCACTTCAGCCGGGTGTTCCGGGCGGCGTACGGCATGTCACCGAGCGAATGGCGGGACACGGCGGGACGGGACACTGCGGGACGGGACACGGCGGGCGGACGGGGCGCGCGGCCTCGGGGCCGGTAG
- a CDS encoding AfsR/SARP family transcriptional regulator — MALEPVWFAVLGPVRVERAGVEPTWGRPQERALLALLSARAGQPVAVSEIVDVLWGRLPPDSAVNVIRRHVGSLRRLLEPGLPNRAAGRWLIRDAGGYRLVVDAGSLDLLRFRRLRDEARRVGADGHRASARVVELLTEALSLWRGPVGAGLPAEVRERAGFGAVDRERPAAVREAADAALRAGTPAAVLHLLQEAAVADPLDEPLLARLVLTLAATGREAEALSIYRAARARLSDELGIDPGPELRDAHAAVVRGAGPTTPTASGAEAANGPAVPPAPRPPTTVPAQLPHDLPTFTGRRAELEQVLALLTGHSHVHHSGDRGAGDTAPPAGTVVISAIGGMAGIGKTTLAVHWAHRVADRFPDGQLYVNLRGFAPSGAVMGAGEAVRVFLDALGVPPERVPHGVDAQAALYRSLLAGRRFLVLLDNARDTEQVRPLLPGTPGCLTIVTSRNQLSGLVSAHGAHTLPLRPLDAEQARMFLERRLGAGRLTGEARAVAEIAALCGGLPLALACVAARAAAHPGFSLSAIAAELREAHGSLDAFSRTDASANVGAVFSWSLGAVSAEAARLFPLLALHPGPDFSVSATATLAELPLRRARSLLAELADVHLVGEPALGRYALHDLLRAHAAELLEERLPDAGREAATERLYAYYLHTAHATEPLLAPHADPMPPGPLPAGVHAEPLVGHEQALAWLAAEHPVLLAVVGAAARSGRDRTACLLAWSLESFFDRRGHWHDWATVQRIALDAALRLSDPAWEARGLRALARAEGRLGLHASAHPRLDRALRLFAGLGDDIGRADTHRSLGWTHEQEGDLPGALHHNRLAMELFRHSGRRAAYASVLNSVGWYHALLDEHREALSHCHEALTLLQELGDRYGQASTWHTIAYAHHHLGHHPNALVGYGHALALYRELGVPYLEACTLVHIGDTHTAMGDHDTAHEVRQQALTLLITLGHPDADEVRAQIAASERCG, encoded by the coding sequence TTGGCGCTGGAGCCGGTGTGGTTCGCGGTTCTGGGGCCGGTTCGGGTGGAGCGGGCGGGAGTGGAGCCGACGTGGGGGCGTCCGCAGGAAAGGGCTCTGCTGGCGCTGTTGTCGGCGCGGGCGGGGCAGCCGGTGGCGGTGAGCGAGATCGTCGACGTGCTGTGGGGGCGGCTGCCGCCGGACAGCGCGGTGAATGTGATCCGCCGCCATGTGGGGTCGCTGCGACGCCTGTTGGAGCCCGGTCTGCCCAACCGTGCCGCCGGCCGGTGGCTGATACGGGACGCGGGCGGGTACCGGCTCGTGGTCGACGCCGGCTCCCTGGATCTGCTGCGGTTCCGTCGGCTGCGGGACGAGGCACGTCGGGTCGGCGCCGACGGCCACAGGGCGTCGGCACGGGTCGTGGAGCTTCTCACCGAGGCCCTCTCCCTGTGGCGGGGGCCGGTCGGGGCGGGGTTGCCCGCCGAGGTGCGGGAGCGTGCCGGGTTCGGGGCGGTCGACCGGGAACGACCGGCGGCCGTACGGGAGGCGGCCGACGCGGCGCTGCGCGCCGGCACCCCCGCGGCCGTCCTGCACCTGCTCCAGGAAGCCGCGGTCGCCGACCCGTTGGACGAACCCCTGCTGGCCCGGCTCGTGCTCACACTGGCCGCCACCGGACGCGAGGCCGAGGCGCTGAGCATCTACCGGGCCGCCCGCGCGAGGCTCTCCGACGAGTTGGGCATCGATCCGGGGCCGGAACTCCGCGACGCCCACGCGGCAGTCGTGCGCGGCGCCGGCCCGACCACGCCCACCGCCTCGGGAGCGGAGGCGGCGAACGGGCCCGCCGTCCCTCCGGCCCCGCGTCCCCCTACCACCGTTCCCGCCCAACTCCCCCACGATCTACCGACGTTCACCGGCCGTCGCGCCGAGCTGGAGCAGGTACTGGCCCTCCTCACCGGCCACAGCCACGTCCATCACAGCGGCGACCGCGGCGCCGGCGACACGGCGCCTCCCGCCGGCACCGTCGTGATCAGCGCCATCGGCGGTATGGCCGGGATCGGCAAGACCACGCTCGCCGTGCACTGGGCCCATCGGGTCGCGGACCGGTTCCCTGACGGGCAGCTCTACGTCAACCTCCGGGGGTTCGCGCCGTCGGGTGCGGTGATGGGGGCGGGAGAAGCCGTGCGCGTATTCCTCGACGCACTGGGCGTACCTCCGGAGCGGGTCCCGCACGGGGTCGACGCCCAGGCGGCGCTGTACCGCAGCCTGTTGGCGGGGCGGCGGTTCCTGGTGCTGCTGGACAACGCGCGGGACACCGAACAGGTGCGACCGTTGCTGCCGGGCACGCCCGGCTGTCTCACCATCGTGACGAGCCGCAACCAGCTGTCGGGCCTGGTGTCCGCGCACGGTGCCCACACGCTGCCCCTGCGTCCGCTGGACGCCGAACAGGCGCGGATGTTCCTCGAACGCCGACTGGGGGCCGGGCGGCTCACGGGCGAGGCACGGGCGGTGGCGGAGATCGCGGCGCTGTGCGGCGGGCTTCCGCTGGCGCTGGCCTGTGTCGCGGCGCGGGCCGCGGCACACCCGGGCTTTTCGTTGTCGGCGATCGCGGCGGAGCTGCGCGAGGCGCACGGCAGTCTGGACGCCTTCAGCCGGACGGACGCCTCCGCGAACGTCGGGGCGGTGTTCTCCTGGTCGCTGGGCGCCGTGTCGGCCGAGGCGGCGCGCCTCTTCCCGCTGCTCGCACTGCACCCCGGCCCGGACTTCTCCGTGTCCGCGACGGCAACGCTGGCCGAACTGCCCCTGCGCCGGGCGCGATCGCTCCTCGCCGAGCTGGCCGACGTCCACCTCGTGGGCGAGCCGGCCCTCGGCCGTTACGCCCTGCACGACCTGCTGCGCGCCCACGCGGCCGAACTCCTGGAGGAGCGGCTCCCGGACGCCGGGCGTGAGGCGGCCACCGAGCGGCTGTACGCGTACTACCTGCACACCGCGCACGCCACCGAACCGCTCCTCGCGCCGCACGCGGACCCGATGCCGCCGGGGCCGCTCCCGGCCGGCGTCCATGCCGAACCGCTCGTCGGTCACGAGCAGGCGCTCGCCTGGCTGGCCGCCGAGCATCCGGTGCTGCTCGCCGTCGTCGGGGCGGCCGCCCGGTCCGGCCGCGACCGGACGGCGTGTCTGCTGGCCTGGTCACTGGAGTCGTTCTTCGACCGGCGGGGGCACTGGCACGACTGGGCCACCGTCCAGCGGATCGCCCTCGACGCGGCCCTGCGGCTGTCCGATCCCGCGTGGGAGGCCAGGGGGCTGCGCGCACTGGCCCGGGCCGAGGGCCGACTCGGTCTGCACGCATCGGCCCACCCCCGCCTCGACCGTGCGCTGCGGCTCTTCGCCGGGCTGGGCGATGACATCGGGCGGGCCGACACCCATCGCAGCCTCGGCTGGACCCACGAGCAGGAGGGCGATCTGCCCGGCGCCCTGCACCACAACCGGCTGGCCATGGAGCTGTTCCGGCACAGCGGCCGTCGCGCCGCGTACGCCAGTGTCCTCAACTCCGTCGGCTGGTACCACGCGCTGCTCGACGAGCACCGGGAGGCCCTGAGCCACTGCCACGAGGCCCTGACCCTGCTCCAGGAACTCGGTGACCGCTACGGCCAGGCCTCCACCTGGCACACCATCGCCTACGCCCACCACCACCTGGGCCACCACCCCAACGCCCTCGTCGGCTACGGTCACGCCCTCGCCCTCTACCGGGAGCTGGGCGTGCCCTATCTGGAGGCCTGCACCCTCGTCCACATCGGCGACACACATACCGCGATGGGCGACCACGACACCGCCCACGAGGTCCGGCAGCAGGCGCTCACCCTTCTCATCACCCTCGGCCACCCCGACGCCGACGAGGTCCGGGCCCAGATCGCCGCGAGCGAGCGATGCGGGTGA